The Spinacia oleracea cultivar Varoflay chromosome 2, BTI_SOV_V1, whole genome shotgun sequence DNA segment ttcgagcatttttagagtgttttcctcaagcctccaactgtagctacgggattggcttggtgctataatgccttgcatacgtttttatgcattcatggtgacatggatcatgaatagtttgaaccagactcgtttagtgcgaggtacgttcgagtagtgatctgctacttctcttgtaaatgtcgtattgtgcgacattgccatggtcaaggtagtcacatgtcgaagtgtgccttgaccaaaagctaggtgcctttctttacccataatcatatttagaaatcttttgactcacttgcaacgtcgagataaacgcatacttagattaaaccaacgacactttattatgttcgaagaagtctttgaaaattatttgaaaattatttaaaatccgagtcctactgtgtacaatccgaagtgtcctaagtaagtcgacttatagaagggtttgtacaggattacatgagtgaatcaaaatactgttacgatttttggaatgctgtctaaggatttgctgggagccagggtgcaggcgtcaagatatacttgtgcccgtttggcatgtactttaggcttttagggccatcttttccagaattgcgggaatataaaccgttttcaaattgacttagatttacttggtgtatgtctgcacaaaaggtcaaggtatacttagttctttccctagctctttcattttaattttttagcccccagttgctgttatgtcttcccattaatgatgctttcagatttcgattttagatgcccgtgtcatatgtctgagtagggtgagccttggttaagtgccaagtcctattgacaaggtctgattttttttcaaaggagattagcaagcattcgaattaccatgaacgggtgccctgagttcgaaggaacgatggggcgatgtcgtagaacaatctttttcattgcaagcttactgcctttactacttgttggcgatcatgactgtgtctagtggcgaaagaaggtctttaagcgaacgactatgtctagtggtgaaagaaggtctttgaGTGAGTTAGtccgctttagggagggtcaagtcgagtactttagaggtcatggacgcttgcgctagcccccattcaattgaggcaaagtggttttttgagtcttggctaagtgcctaggagtgtgagtgctccttcttggcaagggtatgtgcccttattatttttcgatgtgtgctcgttttggcatcttgatgacttggattcttcctttgacttaaatttttctttcgacttgggttgcaagtaattaaatttcaataagggactctatttcttattcttgttattctataggctttaatatttttgcaaattggttggaccgaatcatggattgcctacgtatccgccttaaatagatttaatttggaatcaggttttgcgtagttcttagcctagaaaatggtttcttagaatgccgaattcgataaatATGTTCTGAGgtagaaacatattatttgaaacggtagaataagtgaagtttattattattttaatctgctgccttgccgtaagccaaaatatttttttttgagtacataatttttttgagtacatgtattttttggtggtacgtatatctgaatacgtgttgtacccctccaagtgttcgttatttttccgtgtatgtgcggataaaatgacgagcacttctggacaaattttagcaagcagagagaatcagcgcccaggcctggggcgttaaagatttcggcgcccagctgtgggcgctgaaaattatttctgggcggatcttttttggtgcgctaaatgctcctttttctttttagactaactttagaggcgctttgcaaagttcctttttttttattatttattactttttttacttttcatttgttttccttttatattcgtgactcaagacggtttgaaggatgggttgaatgagataggataatttgtatagatattggtcaagcatgaggattacatccgctaggactcacaatttgcagcctcaagctagggtcatgagcttacatcaaccaaggctaatgagtagcatggggacggctcaagggtatatcaacaggatgtatccaaacaaggtatatggtcattatgctaacggtggtgtaataatgggtatgacgcacgtgtcaatgaccgtacgtggtttgcggttgacaacaagttcaagaacaagagtcgaggtaatggtttcttgggttacggcaatgagaacatggatgagttaaatgagctgaacaggggccccagagcgaaggcgtctaagaacataaggattggaaagggtagacatcgtagaattttatgatttggattggttgactcaattcttttccttcgtttacttgggtaaatttcgcactttgggaggtacgggctaagtatttcatggctcgctcttttcgctctcccttttctctttctttttaagtatttcatggctcgctcttttcgctctcccttttctttttctctttttttctcttttttgcttgggatttccccccttttttttatttaggctaaaaggtagatggttggggtttttgagtcacgaggcgagacttagtgagcctcgtttggtaggcctatagtggacctttaattttagtaggcctagggtggacctttaattttagtaggcctagggtggacctttaattttagtaggcctagggtggacctttaaattgtcttactttgcaagcgtatttagtcgtttcttaaaatgtgcaaatagcgtagattcaaaatgttgtttttaccttattgaaatttaacgaaaggattacatcgaaaataaattttttttgcttcttttcatattccaattttcgggatttaattggaagttgtgatttagactcgaactttcattaatttttctgattataacccgtgtaggaatacaaggaggtggcctagactcaaaataatgacgtggcgtaagcctataatacttgaccaagcgactctcagacttaggctaattggaccataactttcgttggttgacactttagattttaacccttgggtgttcatttgtcatgcgccattttgcttaatgttggcaaggtagttagttggggagatcgaatttttatttttgcaagactagaatcattagtgcggcttccctcttagtgtgcattgttttaccccaatggtagccttatggcatgccgatttgggtattttcatggttggtcatgttgcattcatggaaaatcttttagtccgtacttaggagtatttaaaggagcgagtggctcgagaggactatgatagtcgtgacccaatgtgatcataagccttgaggccattaatttttttttttaccaatggtattgacaccttaggctcactttgggggttgtgcgactatggaggaatgatttttagaatgtgactgtttccattttgcaaatactataatatattctttttattggtgagagagtattgaggccgtagattcttagcaagggatgacaattacatatgggtgcttattgatttaaatgttaggaagggggactcaatatggtttaaccttttaacttgcagaacgacaccaagcattaggaccgattctatggataagacaactaagacttaggatttagattgtactttggcatagcctagtctagactcggattttttatttttttattcgaacattatttttccttgaaaactttatttgaacattattttttgaatactttgcccatgtgacattcaaggtcatttaattagcatgctcagttttggtgccgaacattgtcgtcataggaggcctaacaacgacacaaagagttttttttttatttttttttatttttataagtcgcttttagaatcgagtgctttttcatacgccctcgtagcaatttttttcacgaaaagtctttttttttttgctatgtattttcttcatgcgtgggcaccgaggctgctgtgcctcaccaaaaggccaggcagcaacttcagcgcccagcgaagggcgtgagaaatatcggcgcccagccaggggcgctgaaaatgcgtccctggctggttctcgttttctgtttgcgtctacttttttgtttatgcgactttgattttgcgtgcttgcctaataacgtcctttacgcgttgtgcagcgttcgtgggattcgttacgggccatcccgagcatcgcttatttttgtggcgattgttcgggtttgtggaacacgtatcttggtataactctttggccaattggtttatgaatgtttgggaaattttttaaggtcgttggttttctagcattatttgtcacacacaatcacattattcgctacacataactaacattacatcatgaggtaaaataataatatgtcatgtagtttatgataggcttctatgggtagtacttgcgacggcttggtaccgcttctatcgcagatccaacacatgccccggtcgaggtagtgtcttcaacagacaaatttcgcccaagaggccaatcacgatgtaagccaagggggcatgcaccaatgagagggacctagtgggcgagcgattgggtttgggacggatgtactactagcaaaaagtgccgagtggacaacattcgaagcgtatgcaccccccggttggcgatgggtatccttagtcccaactcccgagatgaaacatcccaagggagccaagattcgtcatgcggttctgtccgttcacattaatatgctgattttcaggtcgtcccaacttgatggggaaataacgcggggtaggatcgtttcacccttcggctattttgattacctacgagcacgcgtatttccttcactatccccagcagagtcgccactgtgaggggggtcgaaaaagcgcgaggctaatgcgtgaccttgtccctcgtgggtgtgacgtttctttttgtcaaatcaagtgtaattggatttcctgtgagtttacacccaattgactagtaatataggagtcgccattcagtttttaacgacaatgagaaaaaccgacaaaacccggttatcgtgacataaagggagtgcaattatgtttgaccacgacggccgtaggttcccttgtgatccctggtgtggggatctctcaacatacacccgcaaggtagagattgagggttcgggggactgtaactaccgagaggagtactctctcttcgataactccagaggcaggatatccttactagctcagcataaataattgaagggacatgtgttaactattaaactaatctgagttgattttagcaatatgcaacatatagtactagatcgaacgcgattatctgatttagattgttttaagggacctagcatgataatccaatttcccaaaaatatcatatttattaggcgtgatcgaacaatcagatttagttagtttaacagttcataaaagggcgaggaaagcaattaaatcatagaaaaaggacacattacgacgcacccttgagaggtgcgtcacggttctcagaaaactaaccactttgactttgctatttctccttttatttaacgaatctcaaattatgggacaggatacgttctgttcgatttatggatcgattgcgacagaacgcgtgattagttttgcagcgtgaggcttaggcttaggggtttagagtcaatattcagaataataattgtgtgttgtgtctttttcacgtcgaacttgggctatatttatagaaaagagttcgtggaaagatagaattgtagagctctaatccacgaggaattaggaaagaatacgtcccaggtaattttagcgcccaggcctgggcgccgaagatttcggcgcccaaagccaggcgttgaaaataggatctgggctgttttcttagtcagattcggattcctagaattcgGAGTgattgagacttaatcgagtcttttagtgcgtattaaccttgtgacggaatgcgtctgggcccgttacgaactctaggctcgttaggattttaattaatacgtgactcttattttcgaatcatattaggaataggattctctcataatctctatctcatttaggatttatgttggagtgcaacacctaattctgacaggtttctatcttttatgacttgccacttttaacaactacccattacggcaattactatttttagcaggtttccataagtagcaggtttcgggtgaaatgaaaaggggaattgagattcgttattttataggagatgcgttgtcaagtggagatttatgtttttatcatcgaaccttccctttcgggaatggggacaaaagtaggtgtctacattacCAACCGATTCAGTTCCTGTCATCCCCCCTACCTCCCTCTCCCTTGACGAGGTACTAGGTAGCAATGTATTATCACTCGGAGAATTTGTAAGTTTTGACTTTTAATAATTTCTGTAATAAATCACTGAAAACTAAACAATTAAGCTAAGCAAACATGATAATAACATTCTGAATTCCAAAGAACCAACATTCAAATTTCAACATTACTTCTGTTCATCCAACTGCTCAAGTCAATCACTATTCAGTATTAACCACTGAACTGCTACAACTGCAAGTCTGCAACTACAAGCTTACAACTACCTGTTGCACTACAATATCACAACTATCTGCTGCAGCCTAAACAATATATTCCGTCAAAGAATAATAGTTGCAGCATAAACCAATCTATCAAAGACTAACTATCAAGGTTGTTAACTATCAAAGACTGTTTCTAACAACATTAATGAATTTAAATAGCCCTAAATCCCTAATCAAATAATCCAATATGCCAACAAAATGCAATTTCACCCAAAACAACACCAAATGACAAAATACCCAGAAACTAAATTGCATAGTTATCATCAAAACGGAAGTAACCAGAAAACGGAAGAAACCAACACAAATTGAGAATCCAATTTCAAACAAAGATTCAATTGAGGAAGCCTGACCTTCGAATAACTCCGAAACCACAAAACTCTTCTATGTGTGGTCCATTTTCCACCATTAATGGTAACAAAACCAGGGAAATCTTCACAAACAACGTGATCACGGGAGATACTTTCTGTGTTCTTGGTTGTTGGATCCATAGCACATTGACGGATTCTACTCCATGCAGAGAGAACATCTGTTCGACGAACCTGTCCCAAACAAACAATTTGACAGAATAGGTGAAATTAATATTGCTTTGCTAGTCACAACTGCAAGTAACTAAACATATCTTCAGAATGATGTCATGAACAGAACAGCTAATAGAAAGATGTGTATATTAGTACATATATACAACAATGCTGACCTTGATACAGAGATAGTCAGTGAGAGCGTCCAATATGAATTGAATCTCATCCTCACGTGGTTCTGGCAGCATTGTAATGGCGATATTGGAATATGTGGTCCCTGCTAATGTCTTGCCCAGCCATGGAAGCATGAACACAACACATCCGTCCTTAGTTTTTGGAACGATTAACCCCATCCCTTCTGGAGAATAGTATTCAGGGAGAACAATATGTACACCACTGCTAGGAGATACCATGGGTAGTGCAGCCGTATCAGCCAATTTCCGAACAAAGTCACAAAAAAGCACATCAGCATTCACCACAACTTTAGCATATCAAATTCTTCACCTGGTTTACTAGCAAGTGAGAATCATTCCAGAAACAGCTTATATGCATAATAGTTCACTATTTTACTAAATTATATACCATATATCCACTAAAGGTATGAGCATGTAGAAAAAACTATTCAGACACCTCCACACGAAGAGAAACTGCTCAAAGAGGTTATAGCCTCACAAGAAGTAAGAAGTTCAATGTGAATGTCAATAAGCGTAGATAGTAAAGTCTTCAGGGGTTGCATCAAAGAACTAGAAGGCTAGAATCCAGTACTGTTTGGATAGTTGTCCTTTGTGTATAAACATGAGACATCACCCAAAACAATGAACCTTGGGTCCCTGACCGGTTGGATATTCCACTTCCTCCTTCCTCAATCCTTTCCATGAACACGAAAAGAAAGCCCGAACATCCACTTTTTGTCATTATCTTAACCACGTGCTCAATGGCCCCTCTTCAGTTTTCACAGCCTGTTGGAATACTAACAGGCGGCAATATCCTTCAACCCTTTCTCTACCCGTGGTttcaaccccccccccctcccgcATACCTGATTGCTTCTCCATTACATATGTGCATGCCTATGTGCGCACACACACATAGcctatccaaaaaaaaaatcagggaAGAGGATGAATTTTGAAAGTAAAGagaaaaaagggagaaagaGCGAATCACAGCAGTGAGTGACCAAAGGTAAGTGTGCAGAACCAGCAAGAAACAACTAATTAGCCCTACAGATTTTACCATAAAAGATTATGAGGGGATGGGAATTAGGTTTTGCTAATGTTTGAGATTaagattgttttttttaattaaactatattTCTTAAGAAGAGTTAGCACCAAAATAGAGTTTAATCGAGAACAAACTATCTTAGTCACAAAATTATTCAGGTAACTGcatttctggtttgattggagCTTGAGTATGAGTAGTAGATTGTAGAAAACTGGAATATTCTTATTACTCCACTCTTTGGATAAAATGTGATGGATGGATTGATTCGTTCAGAAGGCCTGAACTTATTGGTTCTGAATTTCTGACTTGGATGCGTAGGGTTCGACTTAAACAACATGAGAAGCCATACACAGTTAGAATTTTGTGAATGAGGAGTAGTCACAAGCTCAACACACATCATCCTGCTAAGCAATCTATGGTTATTAGGTATTGAAGTACGTATTCATAATCTCACCTTTATATTCATGATCTCACATTtattttcaccaaaaaaaaaaatattctcagCTTTACTTTCATCGTTTAAGTAGGAAGGGGAATTTTGGCAGATATTACTGTTATATGGTGTTAGGGAAAGTTACTAGGTACGGAGTCGTTGATACCTTTGATGTCTAAGTATTGGTTTGGTGGGTGGTGGTGCACACAGAACATGTATCATAGTTTGCAGAGAAGCAAGCTGCTTGATGGTAACTGTAAGTCAGTGAGTTTAGTTTTGCCACATTATTCACAACCACAATAAAACTGTTTTCCTTAGGCAGTGATGCATATAATTAGAAGTCGGATTTCGCAACTGATAGTGATCGCAGGattgtttcttgtttttttgTCAAGGATACATGGTTTGTGGTTATTGTACTTCTGTTGGTATGGTGGCAGAACAACTGCATTATCTTGGTTGTTGTATCATTTTCTGGAGAAGTATGAATATCCTAAAACTGATTAGTTAGTATGATGAAACTTGATAACAACCCCAACCTGTAACTTAGTAGACAAAATACTCTCATTATCCAGATTATACTAATACCTTAAAACTCTCAACCATTAATCCTTAATAAACCCTTCAAGCTCAAAGACTCTCCCAACTTCCCAGGTAATTCCTAGAATCTGATGCCCAAATTCAGATTAATAAGAGCCCAATTCATCTAAAACCTACTGGATTTTTAACCTTACAGTTACTAGCAGAGGTTTCTTAACCTTACATGCAGTTACCAGCAGAATCTGATGCCCAAATTCAGATTTTTAACCAATTCAACCTTGAGTGAAACTCAATTCACAGAACTCAAATTCAAAAACACAACTCAATTTTCAAAAAAGAGGAAATATTACACCAAATTACAGATAAAATTTTAGAAACAATCTCAAAATTTGAATATCATTAACAATTTTCATTTAGAAATTTCTCCTCATAaacaatcacattttgcataaGTCAAGTTACTCAAATCTCTGTAGTTCACCAGAACTCAGACTGTCATATTTAAGCAACAAAACTTTTCCTGTTGATCCTTCCATAAACAACAACGACCGGACAGGTCACATAATGTGATGATCCCCATCACACTGTCTCCATATGTATGAACCTTGTACAATTTATCTTGTACTACTTTGATCATTATTCGTACC contains these protein-coding regions:
- the LOC110788259 gene encoding glycerol-3-phosphate dehydrogenase SDP6, mitochondrial-like produces the protein MVSPSSGVHIVLPEYYSPEGMGLIVPKTKDGCVVFMLPWLGKTLAGTTYSNIAITMLPEPREDEIQFILDALTDYLCIKVRRTDVLSAWSRIRQCAMDPTTKNTESISRDHVVCEDFPGFVTINGGKWTTHRRVLWFRSYSKFVSRAFS